The following proteins are encoded in a genomic region of Grus americana isolate bGruAme1 chromosome 5, bGruAme1.mat, whole genome shotgun sequence:
- the MPEG1 gene encoding macrophage-expressed gene 1 protein produces the protein MGWVLGGVLLAWVSAAWVRGAEQSQQPSSSAEFPECKKALKLPSLEVLPGGGWDNLRNLDMGRVISLSYSLCKTTEDGSYIIPDEIFTIPRKQSNLDINSEIIESWKDYQSITSASINLELSLFSSINGKFSYDFHRTKTHQVKDRAVTTRVQVRNLVYTAKIDPGAVLDKGFKKQLLTIASHLENNQTRMADFLAEVLVLNYGTHTITSVDAGASLVQEDQIKATFLKDSWATRSAVTASAGVAFHSIISAKTEESLDVSSGFTKQYLENRTNSRVESIGGIPFYPGITLKTWQEGIRNQLVALDRSGLPLYFFINPSTLPELPTPTVKKLARRVEMAIRRYYTFNTYPGCTDATSPNFNFHANADDGSCKGAVTNFTFGGVFQECAGLAGPDTNTLCRGLEQRNPLTGAFSCPATYTPVLLGMQEREEGHSHLECHNKCILGIFCHRECRDVFWLSRVQFSAYWCVMSGPVAPSSGYLFGGLFSAHSANYITGAQSCPSGYFPLKLFDELRVCVSQDYEGGSQYAVPFGGFFSCQVGNPLAGQHQGTAEDPHAKSCPPGFSQHLALISDSCQVEYCVQAGIFTGGSLPPARLPPFTRPPTNLPAVDTVLVSSGDGDSTWVRDGQSHAWRLARPEEIQHVAETVRGRGLTGGEVAGVTAAVLAGLATILVTVWYSRRRYKLRGYRAMGEGDSLATARPEDSAVLSMGEGYQQQSEEPMA, from the coding sequence atgggctgggtgctggggggggtcctgctCGCCTGGGTGTCAGCGGCTTGGGTGAGAGGGGCTGAGCAGTCCCAGCAGCCGTCCTCCTCTGCGGAGTTTCCAGAGTGCAAGAAGGCCCTGAAGCTCCCAAGTCTGGAAGTcctgccgggggggggctgggatAACCTCAGGAATTTGGATATGGGCAGAGTCATCAGCCTGAGCTACTCGCTGTGCAAGACCACAGAAGATGGATCTTATATCATCCCAGATGAGATCTTCACTATCCCTCGCAAGCAGAGCAACCTGGACATCAACTCCGAGATCATCGAGTCCTGGAAAGATTACCAAAGCATCACCTCTGCCTCCATCAACCTGGAGCTgtccctcttctcctccatcAACGGCAAGTTCTCCTATGACTTCCACCGGACCAAGACCCACCAAGTGAAAGACCGTGCTGTCACCACCCGAGTGCAAGTCAGGAACCTGGTTTACACGGCCAAGATCGACCCAGGGGCAGTCCTGGACAAGGGCTTCAAAAAACAGCTGCTGACAATTGCCAGCCACCTAGAGAACAACCAGACGCGGATGGCTGATTTTCTGGCCGAGGTGCTGGTGCTTAACTATGGCACCCACACCATCACCTCTGTCGATGCCGGAGCCAGCTTGGTGCAGGAGGACCAGATCAAGGCAACCTTCCTGAAGGACAGCTGGGCCACACGGAGTGCCGTCACTGCCTCAGCTGGCGTGGCCTTCCACAGCATCATCAGTGCGAAAACCGAGGAGTCCCTGGACGTCAGCTCTGGCTTCACCAAGCAGTATCTGGAGAACCGCACCAACTCCAGGGTAGAGAGCATCGGCGGGATCCCGTTTTACCCAGGCATAACCCTCAAGACATGGCAGGAGGGGATCAGAAATCAGCTGGTGGCTCTCGACCGCTCAGGGCTGCCCCTGTACTTCTTCATCAACCCCAGTACCCTGCCAGAGCTGCCCACCCCCACAGTGAAGAAGCTGGCCAGGCGAGTGGAGATGGCTATCCGCCGCTACTACACCTTCAACACCTACCCAGGCTGCACCGATGCCACCTCGCCCAACTTCAACTTCCACGCCAATGCCGATGATGGCTCCTGCAAGGGTGCCGTGACCAACTTCACCTTCGGGGGAGTCTTCCAGGAGTGTGCCGGCCTGGCTGGCCCTGACACCAACACGCTGTGCcgggggctggagcagaggaacccCCTCACTGGGGCTTTCTCTTGCCCTGCCACCTACACTCCGGTGCTGCTGGGCATGCAGGAGCGGGAGGAAGGCCACAGCCATCTGGAGTGCCACAACAAGTGTATCCTGGGCATCTTCTGCCACCGTGAGTGCCGGGATGTCTTCTGGCTCTCCCGGGTGCAATTCAGCGCCTACTGGTGCGTTATGAGCGGGCCGGTGGCCCCAAGCTCGGGATACCTCTTTGGGGGGCTGTTCAGTGCCCACAGCGCCAACTACATCACCGGTGCCCAGTCCTGCCCCTCGGGGTACTTCCCACTGAAGCTCTTCGACGAGCTCAGGGTGTGCGTGAGCCAGGATTATGAGGGGGGCAGCCAGTACGCGGTGCCCTTTGGGGGCTTCTTCAGCTGTCAGGTAGGGAACCCCTTGGCAGGGCAGCACCAGGGCACTGCCGAGGACCCCCATGCCAAGAGCTGCCCCCCAGGCTTTAGCCAGCACTTGGCGCTCATCAGCGATAGCTGCCAGGTGGAGTACTGCGTACAGGCTGGCATCTTCACAGGGGGCTcgctgccgcccgcccgcctGCCACCCTTCACCCGGCCCCCCACCAACCTGCCGGCCGTCGACACCGTGCTGGTGAGcagcggggacggggacagcACCTGGGTCAGGGATGGGCAGAGCCACGCATGGCGGCTGGCCCGGCCAGAAGAGATCCAGCACGTGGCAGAGACAGTGAGGGGCCGGGGGCTGACGGGGGGTGAGGTGGCCGGCGTCACTGCGGCAGTCCTGGCGGGGCTGGCCACCATCCTGGTGACAGTCTGGTACAGCCGACGGAGGTACAAGCTGAGGGGGTACCGCGCGATGGGCGAAGGGGACAGCCTGGCCACTGCGAGGCCTGAGGACAGCGCTGTGCTGAGCATGGGTGAGGGGTATCAGCAACAGTCGGAGGAGCCCATGGCGTGA
- the DTX4 gene encoding E3 ubiquitin-protein ligase DTX4 isoform X2: MLLASAVVVWEWLNEHGRWRPYSPAVSHHIEAVARAGPRAGGSVVLGQADSRLAPYIIDLQSMHQFRQDTGTIRPVRRSYYDPSSAPGKGVVWEWENDSGSWTPYDMDVGITIQRAYEKQHPWVDLSAIGFCYVIDFATMGQINRQTQRKRRVRRRLDMVYPLVSGTLPKSQSWPASPGAAAAPPGPACACPQCLLVMSVKATVSAAGPGTATLQPRKAPPAPPAAAKALVLAPGAKAPDGMATVRGSLKPLAAQGGRQQAASTPTLSSASSAASPPGAGSGKASRPGLGTLNRSHLQRLAIAQSRVLIASGVPTVPVKNLTGSSPVNPALAGITGILMSAAGLPVCLTRPPKLVLHPPPVSKSEIQSIPGISHTCRKTTKKQAKKGKTPEEVLKKYLQKVRHPPDEDCTICMERLSAPSGYKGPQPAVKPDLVGRLVKCGHVFHLYCLVAMYNNGNKDGSLQCPTCKTIYGVKTGTQPPGKMEYHIIPHALPGHSDCKTIRIIYNIPPGVQVLKLLLVAWDRRLIFAIGTSSTTGESDTVIWNEIHHKTEFGSNLTGHGYPDINYLDNVLAELAAQGITEESLVQEKD, translated from the exons ATGCTGCTGGCCTCGGCCGTGGTGGTGTGGGAATGGCTGAACGAGCACGGGCGGTGGCGGCCCTACAGCCCGGCCGTCAGTCACCACATCGAGGCGGTGGCCCGCGCCGGgccgcgggcgggcggcagcgTGGTGCTGGGCCAGGCCGACAGCCGCCTGGCGCCCTACATCATCGACCTGCAGTCCATGCACCAGTTCCGCCAGGACACCG GCACTATCCGCCCCGTCCGGCGCAGCTACTACGACCCGTCGTCAGCACCAGGCAAGGGAGTCGTGTGGGAGTGGGAGAACGACAGCGGGTCGTGGACGCCCTACGACATGGATGTGGGCATCACCATCCAGCGCGCCTATGAGAAGCAGCACCCGTGGGTGGACCTGAGCGCCATTGGCTTCTGCTATGTCATCGACTTCGCCACCATGGGCCAGATCAACCGGCAGACCCAGCGCAAGCGCCGTGTCCGCCGCCGCCTCGACATGGTCTACCCGCTGGTCTCAGGCACCCTGCCGAAGTCACAGTCCTGGCCggccagccctggggcagcggcagcccccccgggccccgccTGTGCCTGTCCCCAGTGCCTCCTGGTCATGAGCGTCAAAGCCACCGTGTCAGCTGCTGGCCCTGGCACTGCCACGCTGCAGCCCCGCAAAGCCCCCCCCGCGCCACCCGCTGCTGCCAAAGCCCTGGTGCTGGCCCCAGGGGCCAAGGCGCCCGATGGTATGGCCACGGTGCGTGGCTCGCTGAAGCCGCTGGCAGCCCAAGGGGGCcggcagcaggcagccagcacGCCCACCTTGAGCTCAGCCAGCtccgctgccagcccccccgGAGCAGGCAGTGGCAAGGCATCCCGTCCTGGCCTCGGCACCCTGAACCGCAGCCACCTCCAGCGCCTGGCCATTGCGCAGTCCCGGGTGCTCATTGCCTCTGG GGTCCCCACCGTCCCCGTGAAGAACCTCACTGGCTCCAGCCCCGTCAACCCAGCGCTGGCAG GGATCACGGGGATCCTAATGAGTGCAGCCGGACTGCCTGTCTGCCTGACACGGCCCCCCAAGCTGGTGCTGCACCCCCCACCTGTCAGCAAAAGCGAGATCCAGTCCATCCCCGGCATCTCCCACACCTGCCGCAAGACCACCAAGAAACAGGCCAAGAAGG GTAAAACCCCAGAGGAGGTACTGAAAAAATACCTGCAGAAGGTGCGGCATCCGCCCGATGAG GACTGCACCATCTGCATGGAGCGCCTCTCTGCACCCTCCGGCTACAAGGGACCCCAGCCGGCTGTTAAGCCCGACCTGGTGGGGAGGCTGGTGAAGTGCGGCCACGTCTTCCACCTCTACTGTCTGGTTGCCATGTACAACAACGGCAACAAG GATGGGAGCCTGCAGTGTCCCACCTGCAAAACCATCTATGGGGTGAAGACAGGGACACAGCCCCCGGGGAAGATGGAGTATCACATCATCCCTCACGCGCTGCCTGGCCACTCTGACTGCAAAACCATCCGCATCATCTACAACATTCCCCCAGGGGTGCAG GTACTGAAGTTGCTGCTGGTAGCCTGGGACCGGCGCTTGATCTTCGCCATCGGGACCTCCAGCACCACAGGCGAGTCGGACACGGTGATCTGGAATGAGATCCACCACAAGACAGAGTTTGGTTCCAACCTCACCGGCCACGGCTACCCCGACATCAACTACCTGGACAATGTCCTGGCTGAGCTCGCAGCCCAGGGCATCACGGAGGAGAGCCTGGTGCAGGAGAAGGACTGA
- the DTX4 gene encoding E3 ubiquitin-protein ligase DTX4 isoform X1: MLLASAVVVWEWLNEHGRWRPYSPAVSHHIEAVARAGPRAGGSVVLGQADSRLAPYIIDLQSMHQFRQDTGTIRPVRRSYYDPSSAPGKGVVWEWENDSGSWTPYDMDVGITIQRAYEKQHPWVDLSAIGFCYVIDFATMGQINRQTQRKRRVRRRLDMVYPLVSGTLPKSQSWPASPGAAAAPPGPACACPQCLLVMSVKATVSAAGPGTATLQPRKAPPAPPAAAKALVLAPGAKAPDGMATVRGSLKPLAAQGGRQQAASTPTLSSASSAASPPGAGSGKASRPGLGTLNRSHLQRLAIAQSRVLIASGVPTVPVKNLTGSSPVNPALAGITGILMSAAGLPVCLTRPPKLVLHPPPVSKSEIQSIPGISHTCRKTTKKQAKKGKTPEEVLKKYLQKVRHPPDEDCTICMERLSAPSGYKGPQPAVKPDLVGRLVKCGHVFHLYCLVAMYNNGNKDGSLQCPTCKTIYGVKTGTQPPGKMEYHIIPHALPGHSDCKTIRIIYNIPPGVQGPEHPNPGKSFTARGFPRHCYLPDSEKGRKVLKLLLVAWDRRLIFAIGTSSTTGESDTVIWNEIHHKTEFGSNLTGHGYPDINYLDNVLAELAAQGITEESLVQEKD; this comes from the exons ATGCTGCTGGCCTCGGCCGTGGTGGTGTGGGAATGGCTGAACGAGCACGGGCGGTGGCGGCCCTACAGCCCGGCCGTCAGTCACCACATCGAGGCGGTGGCCCGCGCCGGgccgcgggcgggcggcagcgTGGTGCTGGGCCAGGCCGACAGCCGCCTGGCGCCCTACATCATCGACCTGCAGTCCATGCACCAGTTCCGCCAGGACACCG GCACTATCCGCCCCGTCCGGCGCAGCTACTACGACCCGTCGTCAGCACCAGGCAAGGGAGTCGTGTGGGAGTGGGAGAACGACAGCGGGTCGTGGACGCCCTACGACATGGATGTGGGCATCACCATCCAGCGCGCCTATGAGAAGCAGCACCCGTGGGTGGACCTGAGCGCCATTGGCTTCTGCTATGTCATCGACTTCGCCACCATGGGCCAGATCAACCGGCAGACCCAGCGCAAGCGCCGTGTCCGCCGCCGCCTCGACATGGTCTACCCGCTGGTCTCAGGCACCCTGCCGAAGTCACAGTCCTGGCCggccagccctggggcagcggcagcccccccgggccccgccTGTGCCTGTCCCCAGTGCCTCCTGGTCATGAGCGTCAAAGCCACCGTGTCAGCTGCTGGCCCTGGCACTGCCACGCTGCAGCCCCGCAAAGCCCCCCCCGCGCCACCCGCTGCTGCCAAAGCCCTGGTGCTGGCCCCAGGGGCCAAGGCGCCCGATGGTATGGCCACGGTGCGTGGCTCGCTGAAGCCGCTGGCAGCCCAAGGGGGCcggcagcaggcagccagcacGCCCACCTTGAGCTCAGCCAGCtccgctgccagcccccccgGAGCAGGCAGTGGCAAGGCATCCCGTCCTGGCCTCGGCACCCTGAACCGCAGCCACCTCCAGCGCCTGGCCATTGCGCAGTCCCGGGTGCTCATTGCCTCTGG GGTCCCCACCGTCCCCGTGAAGAACCTCACTGGCTCCAGCCCCGTCAACCCAGCGCTGGCAG GGATCACGGGGATCCTAATGAGTGCAGCCGGACTGCCTGTCTGCCTGACACGGCCCCCCAAGCTGGTGCTGCACCCCCCACCTGTCAGCAAAAGCGAGATCCAGTCCATCCCCGGCATCTCCCACACCTGCCGCAAGACCACCAAGAAACAGGCCAAGAAGG GTAAAACCCCAGAGGAGGTACTGAAAAAATACCTGCAGAAGGTGCGGCATCCGCCCGATGAG GACTGCACCATCTGCATGGAGCGCCTCTCTGCACCCTCCGGCTACAAGGGACCCCAGCCGGCTGTTAAGCCCGACCTGGTGGGGAGGCTGGTGAAGTGCGGCCACGTCTTCCACCTCTACTGTCTGGTTGCCATGTACAACAACGGCAACAAG GATGGGAGCCTGCAGTGTCCCACCTGCAAAACCATCTATGGGGTGAAGACAGGGACACAGCCCCCGGGGAAGATGGAGTATCACATCATCCCTCACGCGCTGCCTGGCCACTCTGACTGCAAAACCATCCGCATCATCTACAACATTCCCCCAGGGGTGCAG GGACCGGAGCATCCAAACCCTGGGAAGAGCTTCACCGCCCGCGGCTTCCCCCGGCACTGCTACCTGCCGGACAGTGAGAAGGGCAGAAAG GTACTGAAGTTGCTGCTGGTAGCCTGGGACCGGCGCTTGATCTTCGCCATCGGGACCTCCAGCACCACAGGCGAGTCGGACACGGTGATCTGGAATGAGATCCACCACAAGACAGAGTTTGGTTCCAACCTCACCGGCCACGGCTACCCCGACATCAACTACCTGGACAATGTCCTGGCTGAGCTCGCAGCCCAGGGCATCACGGAGGAGAGCCTGGTGCAGGAGAAGGACTGA
- the CNTF gene encoding ciliary neurotrophic factor, with the protein MAAADSPSAALRRRDLCSRGIRLAGKMRSDVVDLLDTYVEWQGLDASASVAAVEGVPAAAAERWDEQTGTQRLLENLAAYRAFRALLAQMLEEQREQLGEADTVLGRALAAVLLQVSAFAYHLEELLRLESRGPPSEEGAGPPPLPHLSLFERKLRGLGVLRELAQWAVRSARDLRQLAKPSPGSSSAPSPAESP; encoded by the exons ATGGCGGCAGCAGACAGCCCCTCAGCTGCCCTCCGGCGCCGCGACCTGTGCAGCCGAGGCATCCGCCTGGCCGGGAAGATGCGCTCGGATGTTGTCGACCTCCTGGACACCTAC GTGGAGTGGCAGGGCTTGGATGCCTCGGCCAGCGTGGCGGCGGTGGAAGGGGtgccggcggcagcggcagaGCGCTGGGACGAGCAGACGGGGACCCAGCGGCTGCTGGAGAACCTGGCAGCGTACCGGGCCTTCCGGGCCCTGCTGGCCCagatgctggaggagcagcGGGAGCAGCTGGGTGAGGCTGACACTGTCCTGGGCCGGGCGCTGGCGGCCGTCCTGCTCCAGGTCTCGGCCTTTGCCTACCACCTCGAGGAGCTGCTGCGGCTGGAGAGTCGTGGGCCCCCCAGCGAGGAGGGGGCTGgaccccccccactcccccacctCAGCCTCTTCGAGAGGAAGTTGCGGGGCCTGGGGGTGCTGCGGGAGCTGGCCCAGTGGGCCGTTAGGTCCGCGCGGGACCTGCGGCAGCTCGCCaagcccagcccaggcagcagctcgGCCCCCAGCCCGGCCGAGAGCCCTTGA